From the genome of Carassius auratus strain Wakin chromosome 24, ASM336829v1, whole genome shotgun sequence:
agcttcgtttgagtctgcgcgtcagaaacggaagtgctaaaaaacgctaaaactgggcttcattagtctcaattgagttccaatggggtcgctgtgtccatttcttttactgtctatgttcctCACGCACCTGCTGCTGTGAATGCGCACAGGATGATGCCCTCAGGAgactctttatttttattgtatgttttagccatgattcccatccacttacattataagactgatagactgcaacggtttgagttaaaaatctttgatGCCCTGGAGGTAAgtagataaacttttttttttttttttttttttaggtaaacttcccctttattgttttaaaattgtaagAGCCTTTTGCAAAATGTCTCATGAATTCTGTTGTTTTTTCAGCATGAAATCATCTGAACTCACAAGATGATGTGCTATGATtctctaaaataacactgtgacATTGTGGGTACACTACCTCTCAGCTAGGCTACCGTCTCCTTGGCAGCTCTGACTGCGGTTGTTCATCGCTGGAGGTTGGCAGGCCACACAGACGGTGTAGCCCTCCCTCAAGTACTGCATCCAGCGCGTGTAGGGTCTGTTCTCCACCATGCACTGCGCTGTCAGAGACTCCATCTTGAACTCCATACAGAAACTGTGGAGCACACGCCATCATCAAGTGACTTAACCCTCAAAAGGTCCTCATTTCCTGTTTACCAATCTGGTCTTTggggtcaatatgaccccaaaattgaaagcataattgtagaaaaaatatacattttcaataatacaaataatatatcattttttttgttaactccTCAACTATGCATTAATGATGTGTTTTGGGAGATTTAAAGTACTTTTGTACCCATTTACCACACAAATCCACAACTACACCATTAGCTTGCatgtgaaatatcattttttaatgaaaaaatcacttaaattattatctaaatttaatttaaactgtttcTGGATATAGATCTAGGTGTTATGTGTAGAATGCTACCATCTGGAGGTTAGTGAAAAAACTAAGGAGATTAGTATTTAAGCAATAACTTGTTTTGACCAGCAGAGGGCCATTGAAAGCCATTCATTTTACTGGATGTGACCAACTGTTCATAAATGGCACCTAGGTCACACCTAAAGGACAAAACTCTGAGTCAGACTGTAGTTGCatattattgaacatttgaatgattcaaatgcataaaaaataaaataaaaaaataactttagaatgtaaacaaaataaaaaaaagtgtaaataaacaacagcaatATCCAGAAATAAACAGGAGTAAAAGTATAGgcctacaacatttttttttttttttttacaatcacattctgaacactgaacataaaagcaataccaaactaccaaaaaatatgtgaaatacatggtgtaaaacaaataaaataatcattccatacacattttgtgagtgagtgtgagttagagagggagagggagcatgtatgcctctctctctctctctctctctctctctctctctctctctctctctctttctgtgtgtgtgtgtgtgtgtgtgtgtaagtgtctttgtgtgtgtgtgtgtgtgtgtgtgtgtgtgtatgtgtgtgtgtgtgtgtgtgcgtgtgtgtgtttgagagagagatagagagtgtgagtgagagggagagagagagcatgtgtgcctgtgtgtctctctgtgtgtgtgtgtgtgtgtgtaagtgactttgtgtgtgtgtgtgtgtgtgtgtaagtgtctttgtgtgtgtgtgtgtgtgtgtgtgagagagagagagagagagagagagagagggcaagagagagcatgtgtgcgtgggtctctgtgtgtgtgtgtgtgtgtgtgtgtgtatgtatctttgtgtctgtgtgagtgtaagtgtgtgtgtgtgtgtgtaagagagagagagagagatgtagagaAAGTGTGAGTAAGAGAAAAAGGGAGAGAGGGCAAGTGTGCCtgggtctctgtgtgagtgtgtgtgtgtgtgtgtgtgtgtgtgtgtgtgtgtgtgtgtgtgtgtgtgtgtgtgtgtgtgtgtgtgtgagtgtgagtgtaagtgtcttttgtgtttgtgtgtgtgtgtgtgtgagagagagtgagtgagagagtgtgagagagggagagagagcgtgtAGAGTGGAGAGTGtctctgtctgagtgtgtgtaagtgtttgtgtgtgtgtgtgtgtgtatgtgtgtgtttgtgtaggtgtgtgtgtgcgcacatatTAGGTCTCACCcctttatatctttttttctgcatgtgtggCCGATTTTATTAGACAAATCGTATTTGCCAAATTCTATATAAATGCTCTCTGTGGcatacctgtgtgtgtttgtgtgtgtgtgtgtttgtgtgtgtgtgtgtgagcatgtgttttCTACATTGCATTTGTGCTCAAGTACCAGGCcttaatttctgtgtgaaaattttcagatttatgttgcatttattgttttttttgggggggcaaatgaaaaaaacacacgtttttttgcatttcccattcattttcaattggggtcatattgaccccAATGCCCAGaagtgttaaatttttttttacacaccttcaGAACAACCGAATCAAGCCCAggttttttgtgtatgtatagatagataatgtaggaaaagtcacaaaattttattcctctgagatgaagggaacccttttttttaactaattaaaagtCGATTGGGGTCATATAGACCCCAAGGACCAATTGAGGGTTAAGTGTTAATTGTGAGGTTATATCACTGTTCCTATTCAGactatagaaatataaaatcagTTCACCTTTAAAATTGCAGTTACAAGAAGTTAAATATGGTGTTATTATAATCGTTTTTTTATAATAGAAACAACTAAAGAAATGCGTAAATGGGCTCCTCATCACAAATTCTCATCGTAAACAGTGTCTTTGTGCTTGTTTAATCTTGGGTGATACATACCCAGAATCCACTGGGGCCCCATACAAATCATGTGTTCTGCCTTTGCTGTACTCCATTGTTGTTATAAATGCTGCTCCTGGAATAAATCCAACACAGTTACCATTGAGATTCCACCAATAAACAGTTAAGTGATCAACTTTATaccatcaaataaaataaaaaaatactaatgtattaaacatttataattaaacttaAAAGTTCCTTTTTTTTGACGTACTGTGTTTTTTCTAATTTGCCAGTGTAAGCAAGAAGGCAGGATATTTTAAAAGCAGTACTGAAAGAGAAATATGTACTTTTAGTACTTCAAGTATaacaaagtatataaaaaaactacCTACAGATAGTATATTAATGtgataaatagaaacatttattgtACATTAAATCTTTTGTCATGTTTCAAAGTACACTTTACTAACCTACCTGCAAAACCACTGTGTTTTTTGAAAGGCTGTTACATGGATAAATTGGGTAACACTTCATTCTAAGGTGTCCATGTTACACATTACAtcttataataacaataaattatgcataattacatgcaattaaCTCTAGGCCACACACTAATCATACAGTGGGtttctcagtacttaaatgtttaattgcaCTGTAATaaggacactttaaaatgaagtgtaaccaataattgcaacttcatcacaaatgtataattacaagTGCATTTAATGCATGACGcacaattttaataaaagttgctttaaagtatgttttagtttactataaatgTTTGACTACATTCAGAAGCACACTCTAACTATTATACAAAGACGATAGAATTATGaatttacatttgaatatgtatttaagtcctacttaagttgGTCAAAAACCTTAAGTTCAgcaaattgcatttaatataaatgtaaactataatacattttcatttaattgtaaataacatgcaacTGAGTGTCTGAAAAATTACATTCGGTTTTCACTTAAGTATTCTTTAAAACTATATTATTCTGAAATGAGTACTGTGATTTTCACAAGAGCTCTTAcaaatattaatcaaaaaaatacaaataaactcaGACCTTGCACAGAAGTGCAAAACTGTCCCTTGCGGTCCAGATACTCCATGCATCCGGCCTGTTCCTCCAGCCTCGGACAGGCCTGTCCACTGTTTTGGGGCAGTCTCTGAACGCTCCGTCTCCGGACCCGGAATGAGGGCTGGCAGGGTTGTGCGCACCCACTCCAGTGACTCCACTCACTCACTACACACGACTGAGCTAAAAACACAACCAACAGGTGAGAAATGGGACCAATATAAGCACATTTTGGACAGATTTAATATAATCAGTAGTTCAAACCAGTGGGGGCCCACTATGCCCTAACAAACCTCCATTTAATCAATTAttgtcttgtgaaatgaaaagctgtgtgtttttgaaaaaaaaaatattttgttaaggcatttttcatttaaactgtcgcttctggccaaaatccataatccataacaacGTTTCCTCCATTGAAAAGTCtatcctctgttgtcctctcacattaaaatccactgacatgtttgtttagaactgttttagacTTTTTTCACCtataaacggtgcttgatctgtgcatatttgtcTCCTGATTTAGATGAGCCAACCTTTTCAATGGAGAAACCGattttatggatagaggactctgaatttgtttattacaaacacttcccaaggtgtggattattgtgatgttttaatcagcggTTTGGACAAAtgagtaatgctaaatttctccaaatctgttccaatgaagaaacaaagtcatgtagatcttggatggcctgaggatgagtacattttcagcagattttcattttatgttg
Proteins encoded in this window:
- the sbspon gene encoding somatomedin-B and thrombospondin type-1 domain-containing protein, which translates into the protein MRPVALTSRGTEDSNRDFLELFLEMMGLLSLGRSALLVVAAVFGMYQFAEGGCSGRCCQGTDFTCVTTDWRMDRVYGTCYCDERCLKTKDCCFDYPTECPAQSCVVSEWSHWSGCAQPCQPSFRVRRRSVQRLPQNSGQACPRLEEQAGCMEYLDRKGQFCTSVQGAAFITTMEYSKGRTHDLYGAPVDSGFCMEFKMESLTAQCMVENRPYTRWMQYLREGYTVCVACQPPAMNNRSQSCQGDGSLAERDELLHWQAVGSPRCRGTWRKVQRLQHCSCPLVHSFIFI